The sequence CGTGTCGAAGAGGATGCCCGGCGGCAGCGCTCCGTCCTTCACGCTCCAGCTGAACAACGAGCCGGAGCCACCGGTCGTCTGGAGGGTGTAGCTGTAGTCGGAGCCCACGCGTCCGGTGGGCACCGCGCGCGACAACAGCTTGACGTTGCCGGTGGCGTTCGTGAGGGTGATGGAGAGCGTGCCGGTGACGGACTGGGGGGGCGTGTCACTGTCCGTCACGACCACCATGAACGACGTCTTCCCGGCCTGCGTCGTGGTCCCGGTGATGGTGCCGTCCGCCGCGAGCGTCAGTCCCGACGGCAGCGACTGCTCCGGCGCGAGGGCGAAGCTGTACGGGCCCTTGCCGCCGGTGGCGGAGATGCGCTCGGTATAGTCGCGATTGCTGGCGGCGTCCGCCAGCGGCTCCGGCCCCGCGATCCGCAGCAGCGGACGGGCGTACAGGGTCAGGTTGCCTCTGGCGCGCTTCCGCGGATTGCCGCTGTCCGTCACCTCCATGGGGAGTGACAGGTTCCCCGCGCGCGGGGGCTTGCCGATGACGTGGCCCGCGCTATCGATCGAGATGCCCTCGGGCAAGTCGCTGGTGGCGGTGAACGCGTACGGTGGCGTGCCGCCCCGGGCCTGGATCCGAGCGGAGTAGGAAGCGCCCTCGATGGCGTCCGGCAGGCTGGGCTCCAGCGCGAGCGCGGGAGTGCCCGGATCCGGTTCGCCCGCGTCCGCCACGCCAGAGTCCACGCTGCCCGCGTCCACCTCCACGCCGGCATCCTGCTCCGTGCCCGCGTCATCCACGGGCGCGGGTCCGTCATCGCAAGGCCCACCTTCGCCACATGCCGGCAGACAGCGGTTCTCCGCGGCAAGACACGAGGTTCCGGAAGGGCAGCCACCGGCGGGGTCGCACGCGGCGAAGCGGGACAGGTCCGGCACGAACGTGCACGCCCCCACCACCAGGACAACGGCACCGGTCAGCGCGGCGAGCAGCTTCCTCATGGCAGCTCCCAGATGAAGGACACCGCGCCTCCGATGCCCAGCAACGCGCCCACACCCAGCAGCACGTTGGACGTGCGCGCCTGACGCCGGCCCGCGTCGAGCCTCGACGCGAAGCAGTCCGCGAAGGCCTGCCCGGCCGTGGCGCACTCGCCGCCGTTCGTCGACACCTTCGACTCCGTGCTTCGCGCCGCCAGCCCGAAGCCCACGCCCGCGATGAGCGCCGCGCCGCCCGCACCCCACAGCACCTTGGGCAGCACTCGCGAACCCTGGGGCTGCCGCACCGCGCGCGCCGTCACCAGCGGCGACCAGACCTGCTGGAGCGCGTGGGTCGCGCGCGCGTCCGCTTCGCCCGGTGCCGTCGCCGGTGCCTCGAACTGCGCTCGCGTCTCCGAGCCCTGCGCGTCCGTCACCGTCAGCGCGACGCTGCGCTTGCCTCCCACGCCCAGCGCCACCCCTCGCACCAGCCTGCGCACGCCCAGCGCCGTGGCCTGCGTGCTCCGGCACTCCGCGTCGCTGCACGTCGCCAGCGCCGCGCCGGCACCGCGCAGCCTCGCCACCGTGTCCTCGCGCGACTCCAGGCATGCGTCTGGCAACGCGGCCACCGCGCGCCGCGTGGCGTCCTCCAGCTCGCGCGCGTCCTCGGACGGCAGGGCCAGTCTCTCGAAGGGCACGAGCACCACGCGCGTCTGCGCGTCGCATGGCGCGGACACCCGCAGCAGCATGAACAGCAGGGACGCGGGGAGGCTCATGGCACCAGGAGCGCGTCGGCCTCGTCCGACGGCGGAGTGACGCCGAGGCTCGCCATGTAGCCCCGGTAGAAGCGCGGTCCGAACGGCACGGAGAAGAGCTTGAAGCGCAGCGCGTCCTCCACCGCGCCCCGGGCCGCCACGCTGGAGTCGCTCCAGCGCAGGCCGCCCGCGTCCACCACCTCCGACGCCCGGGTGATGGAGAACGACGCTTCACGGCCGTTGGCCCGCAGGTAGTAGCCACGCCTCACGGGCAGCGACACCACCAGCGGACGCTCGCGCTCCTTGTGCAGCTCCACCACGCGGATGCCTCGCGCGTCCTCCACCCACAGCCGGCCCGCCACGCCCGTGGGCACCAGCAGGTAGCCCAGCGACGCGGCGTCGGCCAGGTTCGTCAGCGCGAACGTCCGGTCCAGCGCGGGCGGCTGGATGTACACGCGCGACTGGCCCCGCACGTCGTCGATGCCCTGGCTCGCGGCGGCCACGAAGGCCCGCAGCTCCGCGTAGTCCACCTTGCCGTCCCCGTTCACGTCGCCCGCGCCCGACAGCGCCGAGCGCACCATGTGGCTGAAGACGCCGGAGCGGATGGCGCTCCACTCGTGGCTCTCCTGCTCCGACGACGTGGACAGCACCACGCCCACCTGCGGGAAGCGCTCCAGCTCGCGGTTGCCCAAAAGCCCCTTCACCGCGTCCGCGTACGCGGGACCCACCGGCAGCGCGCCGCGCGAGTGGACGAAGAAGTACGAGTCACACGCGTCCACGATGAGCTGGAGGAACGACGCCTTGCTCGGCGCCAGCACCCGCGAGTACAGCTCCGTGCGCGTCAGCGGCCCGTCCAGCAGGCTCACCGACCCTTCACCCGCGGCGCCGCGCTTGCCGTGGCCCACGAAGACGAAGGACAGCACCGGCACCGCGCCCTTCGCCCGGTCCTCCGCCATGCGGCCGTTCAGCCGGGCGAGCGCGTCCATCAGCGCGGCGCGCGTGGGAGGCCGCGTCTTCGCGGCGAGCCCCGGGTGCAGGGCCTGCGTGTCCGGGTCCAGCACGCTCAGCAGCACCACCTCCCGCGAGCGGGGCGCGAACAGCTCGTAGTACCGGGCGCCGTCGTCGTCCGCGTAGCGCAGGGGGGCCTGGGACGGCTCGGTGCCCGTGTTGCTGGCCACGATGAGGGCGTAGTGCACCTGCTCCGGCGCGGCGCTCGCAGCGCTTCCGGCCAGGAGCAAGACACCCAGGGCCAGCGGCCTGTGAGAGGGCATTCGCATCAGGGGATTGCGCGGTGCGCTGTGGGAAAGAATGCCACGGGGCGCAACCGACAATCCACCGCAGGCCGCTCGCGACAACATACGGATGACGGAACCGCGACGGACGCGGTAAGCCCCTGAGGGATGGAGTGGGATGACGACACGCTGCGCCGTTTTCGCGAAGGCACCCCGGAGGTGCTGGCGGACGTGTATCGCGCGCACGCGGAGCCGCTCGCTCGCCTGCTCAAGGCGGCCGCATGGCGGGGAGCCTTCACCCGCCTGAGGAACGCGATGGAGTTGGAGAACACGCTGCTGGAGACCTTCGCTCGCGCCTTCGAGCCGCGCACCCGCGCCGCGTACAACGGCACGCGCCCCTATGCCCACTTCCTGATGGGCATCGCGCGCAACGTGCTGCTGGAGCAGTCGCGCGAGCGCGAGATGGTGGGCCGGGACGAAGCCTTCGAGGGACTCACCGAGTCCTCTCCCGAGGACGGCGGACTGGCGGAGCTGCTGGAGGACCGCGAGGTGGAGGCGCTGCTCGCGGCGTTCAAGGATGGGCTGTCGCGCGAGGAGCACCGGCTGTTCGAGCTGCGCTTCGCCGAGGGCGTGGCCCAGGAAGAGGCGGCCACGGCGCTGGGCCTCACGCGCATCCAGGTGCGGCGGCGCGAGTTCGGGTTGAAGTCCAGGCTGCTGGGGTTCCTCCAGTCGAAGGGGTACCTCGAGGACCTGGAGACGCAGGGCTGGAGCTTCTTCAGACGGCGGGGTACGCGATGAGTGGATGTGACGACCGCCGGGCGAAGCAGGCCATGGCCGCCCTCTTCGAGAAGGGCCGTGACGGGCTGGACGCGGACGGCTTCGAGCGCCTGCGCGCGCACCTGGCCACGTGCCCCGCCTGTCAGCAGACGTACACGCGGCTGTCGCGCGTGGAGTCGGTGATGGAGCAGCGCGCGCTGCCCCAGGCCCGGAGCGCGCTGCTGGAGCAGGCGCTGTTCGCGAGGCTGCAACCGGCCCCGGCTCGGGCCGTGGTGGCACCGGAGCGCAAGAAGTGGTTCGCGTCCCCGCTCCTCATGCCCCTGTCGCTGGGCGCCGCCGCGGCGGCCGTGGCGCTGGTGGTGGTGGCGCCTTCGCTGGAGCGTCCGGAGCAGGGCGCGCCGGAGTGGCAGGCGCGCTCCTCCGCGCCAGGCGTCGGGGCCTGGGGCGTGCGCGCCTTCTGCATCGCGCCCACGGGCACGGTGCTGGCGGAGGCCCGGCCCGGTGGGACGCTGACGTGCGCGGAGGGCAACGCGGTGCAGTTCAGCTACACCGCGCCGGAGCGCGTGCGCCTGTCGCTGGAGGGGCTGCCCCGGTCCGGCGGGGAGCCGCTGCGCTTCTTCCCCAGTGAGGGCGCGGCCCCGGAGGTCGCCGCGGGCGTGGACGTCCCGCTGCCCTTCAGCACGCCCGTGCAGGGCGGGTGGCTGACGGGCCCCGTGCCGGTGCACGCGCGCTTCACGGACGCGCAGGGCCGCACCGTCGCGGACACGCAGGTCACGCTCACGCCCCGCTGAGCGGTTTCAAACGAACAACCCCCCTCCCGTGCGAGCACAGGAGGGGGGCGGGGACTGCCGTGCCTTGTGGGGTCCGTGAGTGACTACGGACGCGGGACGCGGCGGTCCACTTCCGCGGTGCCGGTGTACTGCGTGGACACGTTCAGGAAGCCCTTGAGCTGAACGCGCCAGGTGCCGGCGGGAGGGTTCGTGATGGTGACGGCCTCACCGGTGGAGGTGCCCTCGGCGCTGGTCGCGACGAGCTCCCCGTTGGGGCCATAGACATACAGGTCCAGGTCGTAGGCAGGGTTGCCCCAGTCCGTCCGGATGCGCAGGGCGTTGGCGCCCGAGGGCACCACCAGCGGGTGTTCGTGCTGCGCGGCGCGCAGGGACAGGTCCACCACCGGGAGGTTGATGCTCGTCTTCACCGTGCCCGTCCAGCTGGGAAGGGCGGTGGTCTGCGTGGTGTAGCGGGTGCCCACGGCGTCATTCACCAGCTTCGTCGCCGCGTAGACGTCCGCGTAGCCCGCGCCCACCTCCCACGTCTCCAACTGGCGCGTGTTGCCCGCCGCGTCCGTCGCGTACATGGGCCGCGCCGTGGCCTGCACCGCCGCGAGCACGCCGTCCATGTTGAGTGCGGGGTTCACCTCCAGGAGCAGCGCGGCGACGCCAGACATGTGCGGCGCGGCCATCGAGGTGCCGGAGCTGGCCGCGTAGAACGGCTCCGGGTGAAGGAGGTCCAGGCCCAGGTACGGCTGCATGATGGTGCCGGTGAGCGCGCGCGCCGCCACGATGTTCACGCCGGGCAGCGTAATGTCCGGGTGGTGGAACTCGTCGCCCGGGATGCCGCGGCTGGAGAAGCCCGCCAGCTCGCCCGGCGTGTCCTGGCTGAGCAGCGGGTTGATGGCCGCCGTGGTGTCGCGCGACGTGCCGGCCGCGACGGAGATGGCGCACGGCGAGGCGCTGTAGGGATTCAGCGTGTCCGGGTCGGAGCCCTCGTTGCCCGCGGCGAACACCACCACCATGCCCAGGTCGTAGGCTCGCTTCGTCGCGATGGAGATGGGGTCGAACGGCGCGAAGTGGCTGCCGCTGGTGCCCCACGAGTTGGAGATGACGCGCACGTTGTGCGCTTCGCGGACGTCGGGGTCCATCAGGAAGGCGAAGCCCTCCAGCGCGAACAGGATGCTCAGCGCGTCACCGGTGCCCACGCCCAGCAGCTTCGCGCCAGGGGCCACGCCCTGGTGCCTGCCGCCCGAGCGCGCACCCGAGCCGGCGATGATGCTGGCGCAGTGCGTGCCGTGGCCGCTGGTCAGGTCGCTGTTCGGCGTGTCGATGTACAGCGCGCCGCCCACGCCGACATCCAGCGGGGACGCGACGACCTTCACGTTGCGCGCCACGTTGGGGAAGTCGCCGTGCGTGCCGTCCAGGCCGGAGTCGATGACGCCCACGCCGATGCCCGCGCCCGTCGTCCCGTACACGGTGCGCGCGGTGTCCGCGTGGATGTACGGCACGCTGGTGTCCAGGAAGTACTGGAGCGGCTTGTCCTCGTAGATGGAGAGCAGGCCCAGCGGCTGCAACTCCTGGCGCAGCTGGGTGATGAGCTGCGGCGTCACCGGGGCCTTCAGCGCCACCATGGGCAGCGACTTGAGCGCCAGCACGTTGCCCAGGCCCAGCCCCTGCGTCACTCCGCCCAGCGTCCGCGTCAGGCCGCCCAGGACGGCGTCCAGGTTCAGCACCCCGCCCGTCGCGTTCGCGGTGTTGAAGGAGAGGATGAGCGTGCGCACGGAGCCGTCCGTGTGCAGCGCCGGATCCACCACCGCCTGGCTGAGCGCCGCCTGCGCCGCGCTGGACGCATAGAGCGCGTTGCAGGCACTGGGAGTCGTGGCCGCCGCAGTGACGATGGACCGCGAGGCCGACGTGACGGCGGGCCGCGCCTCCGGCTTCGAGCCCTCCTCCTGCGAGGCGCTCGCGCCACAGCCCAGGACGGCGGCGGTGGCGGCGGCCCAACCCAGCGACATCAAACGCTTCATGTGGTGTTCCCCCGAGGTGTGCGGCGGCTTTCCAAGGTCCGCGCGCAAAAAAGGGGTGACGCGGACGCGCCCGCATGGATCGCGGTCTCACCGGATTGTTCTGTAGTGGCTGAATCCGGAGGGCTGTCGGGGAAGAGGGTCTTTCCGGCCCCTGGCGGTGACAGTGTCCGGAGCGTGGACGGGCCCGGGGTGGGGCGCCGGGATACAGTCCGCGCTGTGTTCTACGCGTGTGTGCGGGCGGTGGTGGCGCTGGCGCTGCGGCTCTTCTACCGGGTGAGGGTGAATGCCCCGGGTGAAGCGCCCTCGGGGCCGGTGCTCTTCGTGGGCAACCATCCGAACGGGCTCATCGACCCGGCGCTGGTGTTCATCCTCACGCGGCGCCAGGTGACGTTCATGGCCAAGGCGCCGCTGTTCAAGCTGCCCGTCATCGGCTGGCTCTTGAAGGGGCTGGACGCGCTGCCGGTGTACCGCAAGCAGGATGACCCGACGCAGATGGGCCGCAACGAGGGCACGCTGGAGGCGGCGAAGGGCGCGCTCGTGCAGGGGCGGGCCATCACCATCTTTCCGGAGGGCAAGAGCCACTCGGAGCCGGAGCTGGCGGAGCTGAAGACGGGCGCGGCGCGCATCGCGCTCAACGCCGCGCGCGAGGGTGCCCCGGTGCGCATCGTCCCGGTGGGGCTCACCTACGCGGAGAAGAACCTCTTCCGCAGCGAGGTGCTCATCGAGCAGGGCGCGCCCATCGACGTGACGGCCTTCCTGCCGAAGGACGCGGCGGCGGAGCAGGACGCGGTGCGAGCGCTGACGGAGCGGGTGGCGGAGGGCCTGCGCGCGGTGACGCTGAACCTGGAGCAGTGGGAGGACCTGCCGGTGGTGCAGGTGGCGGAGCAGCTCTACGCCTTCCGCCAGGGCGGCACGCTGGACGCGGAGCGGCTGCGGCTGTGGGCGCGCGGGGTGCGGCTGTTCCGGACGCAGGAGCCGGAGCGCTACGAGCGCCTGCGGCAGCACCTGTCCTCGTTCGGCCACCGGATGGCGCTGGTGCAGGCCTCGCGGCCGGAGGAGCTGTCCGTGGAGTACCGCCCGGGCAACGTGGTGCCCTTCGCGGTGAAGACGCTCCTGCGGCTGGTGTTCGGGCTGCCGCTGTTCGCGCTGGGGCTGGCGCTGTTCTGCATTCCGTATCCGCTGCCCCGGATGGCGGCGCGGCGCGCGGAGCTGGACGTGCAGGCCACGGTGAAGTTCCTCACCGCGGTGGTGGTGTCCGTCGTCTGGTGGTGGGGGCTCACGGCGGTCGCGGCGGTGTGGGGCGGGTGGGCGTGGGGGCTGGGGACCTTCGTGCTGATTCCGCCGCTGGCGCTGTTCACGCTGTCGTTCGCGGAGCGCTGGGACGAAATCCGCCACGACCTGGAGCTCTTCTTCACGCTGGGCAACCGGAAGCGGCTGAAGGCCCGGCTGCTCACGGAAGGGGAGCGGCTGGCGAGCGAGGTGGAGCGGCTGGCGGAAGAGTACCGGCCGAAGCTCGACGCGCCCGGTGCTGCGCCCGTCGCCCGGTAGCGGATCCGAAGATCCGCCGATGCCACCGAAAGTCCCGCCCTCCTGCCGGCCCCGGGCCCGTCGTTAGGTTTCCGGAAGGGAATCAACGGCACTGGCATGAGGAGCAGGGCAATGGCGGCATACGACGTGGTCATCGTGGGAGGCGGCCCCGGCGGGCTCAACGCGGCGCTGTATCTGGGACGTGGGCGCAAGCGGGTGCTGCTCTGCGACGCGGGCACGCCGCGCAACGCGGCGGCGGAGCACATGCACGGCTTCGGTTCGCGCGACGGCATCCCGCCGCCGGAGTTCCGGCGCATCAGCCGCGAGCAGTTGAAGGCCTATCCCAATGTGGAGGTGCGCGACACGCGCGTGGGATCCGTGGAGAAGCACGCGGGCGGCTTCCGCGTGGCACTGGGTGACGGCACCTCGGTGGACGCCCGGCGCCTTCTGCTGGCGATGGGCGTGGTGGACGTGATGATGGACATTCCCGGCTACAAGGAGCTGTGGGGGCCCAGCATCTTCCAGTGTCCCTACTGTCACGGCTGGGAGGTCCAGGACCAACCCTTCGCCATGCTGGCGAAGAACCCGCAGTACCTGGACGGCGCGCCCATCATCCAGAACTGGTCCCGGGACCTCATCGTCTTCACCCACGGCGCCTTCGAGGTGCCGCCGGAGCAGCGTGAAAAACTCCAGGCCCTGGGCATCCCGCTGGAGGAACGGAAGATCCGCGCGCTGCACGGCAAGAACGGGCGCCTGTCGGAGGTGGAACTGGAGGACGGGACGCGCATCGCCCGGAGCATCATGTTCTCCGCGCCGCCGCAGCGGCAGCATGAGCTGGTGACGCGGCTGGGGCTGGAGCTGGACGACCTGGGCTACGTGAAAGTGAACCCCACGGGTGAGACGTCCGTGCCGGGCATCGTCGCGGTGGGCGACATGACGACGCCGATGCAGGCCGCCATCGCCGCCGCCAGCGCGGGCACCATCGCCGCGGCGATGATGAACCACGCGCTCATCCTGGAGGACGCGGACCGCCGCTACACGGAGGTGACGGGGAAGCCCGCGCCCTCGCGGCAGAAGGCGCACTGAGCCTCAGTGCGCGGAGGGC is a genomic window of Corallococcus macrosporus containing:
- a CDS encoding anti-sigma factor family protein, translating into MSGCDDRRAKQAMAALFEKGRDGLDADGFERLRAHLATCPACQQTYTRLSRVESVMEQRALPQARSALLEQALFARLQPAPARAVVAPERKKWFASPLLMPLSLGAAAAAVALVVVAPSLERPEQGAPEWQARSSAPGVGAWGVRAFCIAPTGTVLAEARPGGTLTCAEGNAVQFSYTAPERVRLSLEGLPRSGGEPLRFFPSEGAAPEVAAGVDVPLPFSTPVQGGWLTGPVPVHARFTDAQGRTVADTQVTLTPR
- a CDS encoding S8 family serine peptidase, with protein sequence MKRLMSLGWAAATAAVLGCGASASQEEGSKPEARPAVTSASRSIVTAAATTPSACNALYASSAAQAALSQAVVDPALHTDGSVRTLILSFNTANATGGVLNLDAVLGGLTRTLGGVTQGLGLGNVLALKSLPMVALKAPVTPQLITQLRQELQPLGLLSIYEDKPLQYFLDTSVPYIHADTARTVYGTTGAGIGVGVIDSGLDGTHGDFPNVARNVKVVASPLDVGVGGALYIDTPNSDLTSGHGTHCASIIAGSGARSGGRHQGVAPGAKLLGVGTGDALSILFALEGFAFLMDPDVREAHNVRVISNSWGTSGSHFAPFDPISIATKRAYDLGMVVVFAAGNEGSDPDTLNPYSASPCAISVAAGTSRDTTAAINPLLSQDTPGELAGFSSRGIPGDEFHHPDITLPGVNIVAARALTGTIMQPYLGLDLLHPEPFYAASSGTSMAAPHMSGVAALLLEVNPALNMDGVLAAVQATARPMYATDAAGNTRQLETWEVGAGYADVYAATKLVNDAVGTRYTTQTTALPSWTGTVKTSINLPVVDLSLRAAQHEHPLVVPSGANALRIRTDWGNPAYDLDLYVYGPNGELVATSAEGTSTGEAVTITNPPAGTWRVQLKGFLNVSTQYTGTAEVDRRVPRP
- a CDS encoding RNA polymerase sigma factor, which produces MEWDDDTLRRFREGTPEVLADVYRAHAEPLARLLKAAAWRGAFTRLRNAMELENTLLETFARAFEPRTRAAYNGTRPYAHFLMGIARNVLLEQSREREMVGRDEAFEGLTESSPEDGGLAELLEDREVEALLAAFKDGLSREEHRLFELRFAEGVAQEEAATALGLTRIQVRRREFGLKSRLLGFLQSKGYLEDLETQGWSFFRRRGTR
- a CDS encoding Ig domain-containing protein codes for the protein MRKLLAALTGAVVLVVGACTFVPDLSRFAACDPAGGCPSGTSCLAAENRCLPACGEGGPCDDGPAPVDDAGTEQDAGVEVDAGSVDSGVADAGEPDPGTPALALEPSLPDAIEGASYSARIQARGGTPPYAFTATSDLPEGISIDSAGHVIGKPPRAGNLSLPMEVTDSGNPRKRARGNLTLYARPLLRIAGPEPLADAASNRDYTERISATGGKGPYSFALAPEQSLPSGLTLAADGTITGTTTQAGKTSFMVVVTDSDTPPQSVTGTLSITLTNATGNVKLLSRAVPTGRVGSDYSYTLQTTGGSGSLFSWSVKDGALPPGILFDTKEGVLYGKPTSGTDFTFEISVVDLLANDKQSYSLHVD
- a CDS encoding 1-acyl-sn-glycerol-3-phosphate acyltransferase is translated as MFYACVRAVVALALRLFYRVRVNAPGEAPSGPVLFVGNHPNGLIDPALVFILTRRQVTFMAKAPLFKLPVIGWLLKGLDALPVYRKQDDPTQMGRNEGTLEAAKGALVQGRAITIFPEGKSHSEPELAELKTGAARIALNAAREGAPVRIVPVGLTYAEKNLFRSEVLIEQGAPIDVTAFLPKDAAAEQDAVRALTERVAEGLRAVTLNLEQWEDLPVVQVAEQLYAFRQGGTLDAERLRLWARGVRLFRTQEPERYERLRQHLSSFGHRMALVQASRPEELSVEYRPGNVVPFAVKTLLRLVFGLPLFALGLALFCIPYPLPRMAARRAELDVQATVKFLTAVVVSVVWWWGLTAVAAVWGGWAWGLGTFVLIPPLALFTLSFAERWDEIRHDLELFFTLGNRKRLKARLLTEGERLASEVERLAEEYRPKLDAPGAAPVAR
- a CDS encoding NAD(P)/FAD-dependent oxidoreductase; translation: MAAYDVVIVGGGPGGLNAALYLGRGRKRVLLCDAGTPRNAAAEHMHGFGSRDGIPPPEFRRISREQLKAYPNVEVRDTRVGSVEKHAGGFRVALGDGTSVDARRLLLAMGVVDVMMDIPGYKELWGPSIFQCPYCHGWEVQDQPFAMLAKNPQYLDGAPIIQNWSRDLIVFTHGAFEVPPEQREKLQALGIPLEERKIRALHGKNGRLSEVELEDGTRIARSIMFSAPPQRQHELVTRLGLELDDLGYVKVNPTGETSVPGIVAVGDMTTPMQAAIAAASAGTIAAAMMNHALILEDADRRYTEVTGKPAPSRQKAH